Part of the Cuniculiplasma divulgatum genome, TCACACACTCCAAATGATAAACCGCCATTCATCGATTCTACTGGGGTACATTCTGGTGCACTTCTTGGTGACGTAAGACACGACCCATTCCAGTCAGGAGGTTTAGAAACTCCATCCCATGACAGGGTTGAGGCGGGAAATATACATAAGGCAGATAAGGGGGTTTTATTCATTGATGAAATAAACCTGCTGAGGCCTGAGAGTCAGCAGGCTCTTCTTACGGCAATGCAGGAGAAAAAGTTTCCAATTTCTGGACAGAGTGAAAGAAGTACTGGGGCCCTGGTCCAAACTGAACCGGTTCCATGTGATTTTGTTCTGGTTGCCGCAGGAAATCTTGATGCACTACAGGGAATGCATCCTGCACTCAGATCGAGAATTAGAGGATACGGTTACGAAGTATACGTCAGGGATTCAATGGAGGACAATGAAGAAAATAGAAAGAAGCTATTACAATTCATTGCTCAGGAAGTAGTAAAGGATAAAAAGATACCCCATTTTGATAAGAGTGCCGTAATCGAAATAATGAAGGAAGCTCAGAAAAGATCAGGGAGAAGGGGTAAACTTACCTTAAGATTGAGAGAACTTGGAGGATTGATAAGAGCTGCAGGAGATGTTGCAATTTCAGAGAAGGCTTCAGTTGTTACTTCAGATCATGTAATCAAAGCAAAGGAATTCAGTAAACCAGTAGAGCAGCAAATTGCAGATAGATCACTGGAAATAAAAAGGCTCTACAAGACATTCCACAATAAAGGGGCAGAAGTTGGAACGGTTAATGGTCTAGCTGTTATGGGCGCCAACTCTGGAATGGCAGAGTATACTGGAGTTGTAATGCCCATAGTTGCGGAAATCACACCCTCACAGACAAAGGGACACGGAAGTGTTTTTGCAACTGGAAAACTTGGAGATATTGCAAAAGAAGCCGTGCAAAATGTTTCCGCAGTTTTCAAAAAGATAAGTGGTAAGGATCTCTCCGACTTGGATATTCATATCCAGTTCATTGGAACATACGAAGGAGTAGAGGGTGATAGTGCAAGCGTTTCAATCGCAACCGCAGTAATATCTGCAATAGAGGAGATACCTATAAAGCAGAATCTTGCAATGACAGGTTCTTTAAGTGTAAGGGGCAATGTTCTCCCTGTCGGAGGCGTTACTGCAAAGGTAGAGGCAGCTATCGACGCTGGACTGGATGAAGTGATCGTACCAGCATCTAACTTTGGTGATATAATTCTGGATCAGAAATACACCGATAAGATAAAGATAATACCAGTGTCCACTATTGAAGAAGTTCTTGATGAAGCTCTGGAAAAATCAGACGAAAAGAAGTTACTGTTTGAGCGAATAGCAGAACTCCTCAAACCACCAAGTACAATTTCACCTTCAAAGAAAGGAAGGACCGGAACAAGTGCCGCCTGAAGTTGTGGAACTTGTCTCTGATTCCAGATCAATCAGAGAAATAGATCAGAACCTAAATTTCAATCATTCATTTTTTAATAAAAAAATAGGGAAGCCAGCTCTGGTAGAGGCCTGGAAAAGATCGGAGAAATTTCCAAAAACCAGAGTAAGAGATAGAGGAATGTATTTTTTATGCCTAATTACTGGAGAAACAAATTTAGAAAGGGCAAAGGAAATTGGTGGATACAAACATGATGACATGAGGTCTTACATAATTTATGAAGATCACGATAGACATTTCATAGATGATTTGAAAGGGATCACCAGTATTCCATACACAAATTTATCAGATGAGGGAAAGACATTTTATTTTGAAATGACTATGGTTGAACTTGAGCTGATACATAAATGACAGTAAATAAATTTCTTGCATATACTGGACATATCAACCTTGATGTTGTGCTCAAGGTTGACAAGATAAATGACAATGTTACCCTGCCAGTCAGTGAGGTAAAGGAAACCTTTGGTGGCACTGCAGGAAATTTTGCAATTGTTGCCTCTAAACTTGGAATGAGATTCAGATTGTATTCAATAGTCTCGAAGGTAAGTCACGGGAACTACATAAAGAAATTGAATGAACTGAATATAGATCTAAGTGGCATAAAGATAACTGATGAAAGTTATGGACCAGTCTGCTATGCAGTCAACGATGGAGAAAAACAGAAATATTTCCTCGCAGAAGGACCAATGAAATATGAAAAATATAATATTCTTGATGAAAAGTATGAACATCTGCATCTTGGAACTGGAAATCCGGAACTGAATGTGCAGATGATTGAAAATGCCATGTTTGACTCTCTTTCTTTTGATCCATCACAGGAAGTATTCTTCAAATATGGAAAAAAAGAACTTGGATACTTCCTTGAAAAATGTGAATTCATAATGGGAAACGAGGAAGAAATAAAATTCATGTTTAAAACATCAGAATTTGATCTAAAGGATTATGCTGGCAAAAAGCACACAGTCATAATGACTGCAGGATCAAAAGGCGCTTATGTCTACGGTGACAGGAATACGCATGTATATCCCTTTGATGAGGTTGTGGAAGGGGGCAATACTCTTGGGGCTGGAGATTCTTTCAGAGCAGGTTTCTATTATGGATTGAAGAACGGACTAAGTATCGTTGATGCTGTAAAATGCGGAAATGCAACATCATATGAAATAGTGAAGAATGGAATTGAAAATGCCGATCTTGTTGGTGAGGGGATATTAAGCATAGCAAAAAAATTAAGTGCAGAAGAAATTGCGTTAGATGACAGTTTACACTTTTGAGGGAAGAATACCAAACATCTCGCCGGAATCATATATTTCCCCAAACGCTACGGTGATTGGTGATGTTACAATTAAGGGAGAAGTATGGGTTGGTCCTGGTGCGGTGATAAGGGGAGATTATGGAAAGATCATTATAGGAAATGGAACGGCAGTGGAAGATAATGTGGTGATTCATGCCAGACCAGGAGAGGTGACTACCATCGGAGAACATGTAACACTGGGTCACTCGTGTGTTATCCATACTGCGACCATAGAGGACTATGCTGTAATAGGAATGCATTCTACTGTAACCGATTTTGCAAAGGTTGGAAAGTGGGCGGTTATAGCCGAACACGCACTCGTTAAGACGAGACAGACAATTGAACCAGAGAAAATAGCAGGAGGTGTTCCAGCTAAGGTAATAAAGGATGTTTCAGAAGATTACAAAGCACTTTGGGCTGACTACAAATACAATTATACTTCTTTCTGCAAGAGGTATAAGGACGGACTTAAGGAAAAATTATAATAGCACTGTCTTTCTCTCATGTTTATGGATGAAAGGTTCGATATTAAAGGGACTTCGCTTAGAATAATTCTCGATTCCAGAGGAAATAAAACAGTTGAAGCTACGGTAATTTTAAATTCGGGTGCAGAAGGAATATGTTCTGCACCTGCAGGGGCGAGTACGGGAGCCACAGAGGTAATTCCGTTCAGGGATGGAAGGGCAGAAGAAAGTCTCAATTTCTTTGAAAGAAATGTGAGGGAGTCGCTGAAGGGATTCAATGGATTTAATCAAACTGGGTTTGATAATCTTTTGAAAAATATCGATGGCACTGAAAACTTCTCATCAATGGGAGGTAATGTTTCCACGGCACTATCCATTGCCCTGGCAAAGGCTGTTTCTAAAGAACTTGGGATTCCTCTGTACAGATATGCCGGAGGTAATTTCCGAATGAAAGCACCAAAACCAATTGGAAATGTAATTGGTGGTGGAAAACATGCAATTAACGGGACGACATTTCAGGAGTTTTTAGTCTCCAATGACTCCTCCTCATTTCTAGCGGCCATAGAGGTTAATGCTCTTGTCCACAAGAGAATTGGTCAGAAAGCAAAGGACATTATGAAGAATGTAAGTATTGGAGTAGGAGATGAAAGGGCATGGGTTTTATCAATAAGTGATGAACAGGCAATGCAGTTGCTGAAAGATTCAGCCAATGAGATATCTAAAGAGAAAAAGGTGAAGGTTTATCTTGGATTTGATGCCGCTGCTTCAAGTTTTTATGAGAAAGGAAAATATGTATACAAGGAAAAGAAGAGGGATCAGGGAGAACAGATACAGTACATTATTGACGCTCACAAAAATTATGGATTTTATTATATGGAAGATCCAATGGATGAGGCTGATTTCGAAGGACATGCAGAAATTACAAAAGCAGTTGGGAAGAATGCTCTCATAGTAGGAGACGATCTATACACAACCAATGCAAGCAGGATAAGGAAAGGTATAGAAACAAAGGCTACAAACGGTGTGCTTATCAAGGTTAATCAAATAGGAACACTCACAGATACATGGGACGCAGTCAAAACTGCAACTTCAGCATCAATGGAAAATGTGATCTCCCACAGGAGTGGGGAAACCACTGATGATTTCATTGCACATCTATCCCTTGCATTCTCCTCCACATTCATAAAAAGTGGAACCATAGGAGGGGAAAGACTGGCAAAATTAAATGAGCTTGTGAGACTTCAGGAAGAGATTGAGCACTGAAAACTTAAACATAATCGGTTCCGGTCTTCGCGGGATCGGTAGCCTGACCATTATAGAGATGGATATTCTTGGTAGATCAGACCATATTTTCATTGATGATTATACCTCAATATTTCCAGAGAGTTTCAGGGAAGATCTGGAGAAGAGCATTTCAAAACCCATAATTTTGCTTAAGAGAGAGGATGTTGAAAGCTTTTCATTTATAAAAGAAGGAAGTGGAACTGTTTCACTCATAGTATCTGGCGATCCTATGACTTCAACAACTCATTTCTCTATAATTAGTTACTGCAAGATTAATAATATCAAATGGAGGATATTTGAAAATGCATCCATTACTGGTGCAGTTGCAGGTAGAACGGGACTATCATCCTACCGTACAGGAATAACTGTTTCATTACCAGAAATATATGAAAATTTTATCCCCGTCAGCCCGCTACAAAATATAGTCAGAAATCTCAGGAATAGGCTTCACACAATTATATTGATTGATTTGAAAAATGGAAAGAATTTAGATATTGTGAGAGTTCATCATATTGTCAAAGTGATGATAGAAAAAACAGGTTATCGTGAACTTCAATCTATCCCGGTACTGATTCTTCAGAGAGTGGGCTGGAACGATGAACATATTTTTACTTCCACTCTAGATGGGATGGGCAATAGGAAGGTAGAATCACCATATTGCCTGGTGGTTCCGTTCAGGCCAGACTCAAATGAGATAGAGAATATGAAGTCCCTTAATCTTGAGGAAATCAGCATATTCGAGAAATTCAATTATGAAAAAATTCCTGAAAAACTGGATTGAATTGCTTAACTAATCTATGGTGCAGATTAGATGTGGTTCCTTCTAAATCTTAGTTTTTCTTATTTAAGTTATCAATATTAGGTTAAAACTGAAGGCTATGAAAGCATAAGGATATAAATCTAAAGTAACCAGAATAAATCTAAAAAATATTAAACACTTACAGTATACAGAACCCATGTCTTTTGAAATGCACGTTGACACTATTAAGTACGGGGACGAAATTTCTGAAAAATACACTTGCAGTGGACAGAATATCTCTCCTGAAATCAAATGGAAGGATGCTCCATCGTCCACAAAGGAAATTGTCCTATTCATGGATGATCCAGATGCACCAAGAAAATCATTCAATCACTGGTGCATGAGAAATATTCAGTCATCTGTTGGCACAATTCACGAAAATGTTCCTATTGCCGAAAAGACAGATGAGGGCTGGATACAGTTAAAAAATGACTTTGGAAAAAATGGATATGGAGGTCCATGCCCCCCCGGAAAGAAAACGCATAAATATACTGTAACATTATATGCACTTGTAAGGCCACTGAATGAATCAGAAACAGTTGACAGAGAAAGTATGCGAAAACTCTGCGAAACATTAATGGTCAAAAAGGTTACATGGATGTTTACATATGGAAAAAAATGATGGAAAGTTGCCGCTGGTGATCATGTCCGGTGGCACTGGATCTAGAATGAATATGCCTGATAAAGGTTTACTGATGATTAGAGGTGAAACCCTGATAGGAAGGAACCTCAAATTTCTTGAAGAAGTGGCGAAGCCTGTTTATCTTGCAGTCACTCCGAATACAGAGATCACTGAAAAATACTATTCTGAAAAGTTAGAAATAATCAAGACATCAGGTAACGGATATTCAGAAGATCTTGGAAAAGTTCTGAAAAAGATAAATACATACCCTATAATGGTTATTCCGGGTGACATTTACTTTTCAGATCAGGAAGTTGTTAACAGCTTTATCTCCTTTGCAAAGAAAAGTGGGAAGGGTATTGTATCAATGTTAATCGAGGGACTTTTCTGTGGTGTGAGTATATTTTTCTCCCCTCCTGATGATGTAAAAAGTGAGGAGTTCCAGTCCTTTGATGTTTCTGAAAAGCAGGCATATAATGTCAACACTGTTGAGGACTTCTTTCTCATACTTAACAGATTGAAAAAGCAGAAGAACTAGAATGGCAAGCGAACGGGCTAAAAAGGCTGGAAGGGCTCTTCTGAAGTTTTCCTCATATTTCAGGGAAAATAGAGATGCAGCTACTGTAATGTTTATAGGTGCATTTATAACATTTGTGATTTCTTTATCTATTCTTTATCTTTCAATTCAAAATGGAAGCTTCCTGAAAGCGGATAATGCAATCTTTGAGATTCTGACTGATGTTATTGCTCCTATACTTGAAATTGTAGCATCAGTGGTCATGTTTAGAAGGGTATATCTCCATAGATCAATGGGTGGGCTTGGTATCCTGATGGGAATAATTTCACTTCCGGGAAGTGAAGGGGGTTTGCTAATAGGCTTCATATTGGTTGTAATAGGCGGAGTCATGAGCATGCTTTACAGGGAACCCTATACAGGAAAAGATAATGATGCTAAGAAGATAGATAAATAAACACACGATAATCGTTTCAGTATAAATAAAATTAAATAATGAAATAGCAATGCTTACTTACGATCTCTAACGGTGTATATTACCTATCCATGCTGCTTGCTGCTATAGGATTTTTCTTCCTTGGTGCATGGTTTTACCAGATAGTTTCGTGGTTTCCCAGAGGTGGTAAGTCTGTTACTGGAACAAAGAGTTTAATCGGACAAATAGGCCAGATCGTAAGGGATAACGGCACAAATATGATTGTAAGGGTTGATGGGCAGAACTGGAATGCAAAGTACCAGAGTGTAGACAGACCCCCAGTTGGTGCAAAGGTGAAGATAATTTCTGTGAAAGGATTGAGTCTCGTAATAGAACCTCAAAATAAACTCAGAAAGAATTGAATGGTGAGAAATCTTACTAAATATTAATTAGTTACAATTCTATCTCAATATATGATAAGCGACGACCTGTTTTACATATCAATATTACTTGTTGCAATTGTTTTTTTCTTTTTAGGTGCATGGTTCTACAGACTTGTTTTATGGTACCCAAGGGGAGGAAGGGCAGTTACCGGTACTAAAAGCATGATTGGCAAGATTGGACGGGTAGTGAGAGATAACGGAACAAATATGGTCGTGAGGGTTGATGGGCAGAACTGGAATGCAAAATATGTTGGGGAACACAGACCGGAAGTGGGAGACAGAGTTAGCATAAAGGACGTAAATGGACTCAATCTTTTGGTAGAGGAGATAAAAGATGGGAATTGATTGTTCCCAGCTTGGCAAGGCCCTCATAATAAGAAGAGATGGAACTAGGAAACTGCTTTCCCTTGAAGAAACTATACAGCTTTGCAATGAATCCTTAAACTCTGGAAAGGCATTTCATGAAATTCTGAAGAGAACTGAGCCAAATCTTAAGGTTATAAGATTCATTCAGGATGGAAACGATGAAGATAACACTGAATAATGAATCAATTAGGGCAGATATTGACAGTAATGGATGCTATATTGAAGGTGTTGAGTTCAGGGAAAATGAAATCATAAAAAGAACTCAGGATGGACATAAAACCCATGGGGGATGCGCACCACTATTTCCGTACGCAAACAGAATAAAGGGTGGGAAATATGAATGGCTTGGAAAATCCTATGAATTTAAAAAATATCTGGATGGGAACTCAATTCATGGATTTGCCAAGGATCGACAGTGGGACATAATTGATCAAAGCGAAAATTCTGTTCAAATGAAAATGAACCTGGAGGATGAATCCTATCCATTTGATGTGGATGTTACAGTTGTTATTGAAATTAGTAATGATGGTTTCAGGGAGAATGCAAGGTTTTTCAACAATCATAATACCACAGTACCATTGAGCCCTGGCTTTCATCCCTATTTTGTAACAGGATCAAACTGGGAAATCTTACTGAAATCGAGGCCACTAAAATCACTGAAGATTGATCAGTATTTTCCTTCTGGAAATTATTCTGAATTTTACCGTCATTTTTATAAAAAGGAGTCACATGTTTACGATGACTGTTTCAGGTATTCTGGGGACATACAGCTAAGGGGAGATTATTTTGTGTATGATGTAAAAAGAACAAATTCTGAATTCTTCATGGTGTATGATGGAAAATTCAGCGATTCCATATCTGTTGCCATAGAACCAATGGCATCAGAAGTTAATTCGTTCCAAACCGGGAATATGCTGAAGATATTAAAACCAGGAGAGGAGTGGGAGTTTGGATACTCTGTTTCAATTTCCTCTCTATAGGATCATATTATTTTGTCCTGAAATGTTTAACCATTATTCCAAAGGCTTCTCCCAGAATTATTCCAGCTAGAAAGGTAAATGTAATTGTAATTACAGGGTCAACAAAGGTTGGAAAATGTGGTTCGTAGAGATAGGAATACCATTTTACCAGGAAAAGGAATGACCATGCGATGGCTACCCCTGCTGATGACTGGTATATTTCATTTCCCTTTCTTCTTACTATTTGAGAGAGATCACCGATAATAAAACCAATAATAAAACCAAAGAGGTATATTATCATTGAAAATTCG contains:
- a CDS encoding NTP transferase domain-containing protein; this translates as MEKNDGKLPLVIMSGGTGSRMNMPDKGLLMIRGETLIGRNLKFLEEVAKPVYLAVTPNTEITEKYYSEKLEIIKTSGNGYSEDLGKVLKKINTYPIMVIPGDIYFSDQEVVNSFISFAKKSGKGIVSMLIEGLFCGVSIFFSPPDDVKSEEFQSFDVSEKQAYNVNTVEDFFLILNRLKKQKN
- a CDS encoding NfeD family protein — encoded protein: MISDDLFYISILLVAIVFFFLGAWFYRLVLWYPRGGRAVTGTKSMIGKIGRVVRDNGTNMVVRVDGQNWNAKYVGEHRPEVGDRVSIKDVNGLNLLVEEIKDGN
- a CDS encoding PfkB family carbohydrate kinase codes for the protein MTVNKFLAYTGHINLDVVLKVDKINDNVTLPVSEVKETFGGTAGNFAIVASKLGMRFRLYSIVSKVSHGNYIKKLNELNIDLSGIKITDESYGPVCYAVNDGEKQKYFLAEGPMKYEKYNILDEKYEHLHLGTGNPELNVQMIENAMFDSLSFDPSQEVFFKYGKKELGYFLEKCEFIMGNEEEIKFMFKTSEFDLKDYAGKKHTVIMTAGSKGAYVYGDRNTHVYPFDEVVEGGNTLGAGDSFRAGFYYGLKNGLSIVDAVKCGNATSYEIVKNGIENADLVGEGILSIAKKLSAEEIALDDSLHF
- a CDS encoding DUF6114 domain-containing protein, producing MASERAKKAGRALLKFSSYFRENRDAATVMFIGAFITFVISLSILYLSIQNGSFLKADNAIFEILTDVIAPILEIVASVVMFRRVYLHRSMGGLGILMGIISLPGSEGGLLIGFILVVIGGVMSMLYREPYTGKDNDAKKIDK
- a CDS encoding YbhB/YbcL family Raf kinase inhibitor-like protein — translated: MSFEMHVDTIKYGDEISEKYTCSGQNISPEIKWKDAPSSTKEIVLFMDDPDAPRKSFNHWCMRNIQSSVGTIHENVPIAEKTDEGWIQLKNDFGKNGYGGPCPPGKKTHKYTVTLYALVRPLNESETVDRESMRKLCETLMVKKVTWMFTYGKK
- the eno gene encoding phosphopyruvate hydratase; amino-acid sequence: MDERFDIKGTSLRIILDSRGNKTVEATVILNSGAEGICSAPAGASTGATEVIPFRDGRAEESLNFFERNVRESLKGFNGFNQTGFDNLLKNIDGTENFSSMGGNVSTALSIALAKAVSKELGIPLYRYAGGNFRMKAPKPIGNVIGGGKHAINGTTFQEFLVSNDSSSFLAAIEVNALVHKRIGQKAKDIMKNVSIGVGDERAWVLSISDEQAMQLLKDSANEISKEKKVKVYLGFDAAASSFYEKGKYVYKEKKRDQGEQIQYIIDAHKNYGFYYMEDPMDEADFEGHAEITKAVGKNALIVGDDLYTTNASRIRKGIETKATNGVLIKVNQIGTLTDTWDAVKTATSASMENVISHRSGETTDDFIAHLSLAFSSTFIKSGTIGGERLAKLNELVRLQEEIEH
- the dph5 gene encoding diphthine synthase; this encodes MSTENLNIIGSGLRGIGSLTIIEMDILGRSDHIFIDDYTSIFPESFREDLEKSISKPIILLKREDVESFSFIKEGSGTVSLIVSGDPMTSTTHFSIISYCKINNIKWRIFENASITGAVAGRTGLSSYRTGITVSLPEIYENFIPVSPLQNIVRNLRNRLHTIILIDLKNGKNLDIVRVHHIVKVMIEKTGYRELQSIPVLILQRVGWNDEHIFTSTLDGMGNRKVESPYCLVVPFRPDSNEIENMKSLNLEEISIFEKFNYEKIPEKLD
- the lonB gene encoding ATP-dependent protease LonB, with the protein product MDANNESIEDWVNSENIQTTKDVEVPKILFDQVIGQEEAGEVVKKAALQKRHVLLLGEPGTGKSMLAQSMVDFLPKEELEDIVVFHNPEDNNRPKIKTFPAGKAKEIVRQYQIRAEQDKKDKSRMIITIVFSIFIVGLILSILTLNYYIVFLALLVAVMIYFFASMNPAMRSERAMIPKILVSHTPNDKPPFIDSTGVHSGALLGDVRHDPFQSGGLETPSHDRVEAGNIHKADKGVLFIDEINLLRPESQQALLTAMQEKKFPISGQSERSTGALVQTEPVPCDFVLVAAGNLDALQGMHPALRSRIRGYGYEVYVRDSMEDNEENRKKLLQFIAQEVVKDKKIPHFDKSAVIEIMKEAQKRSGRRGKLTLRLRELGGLIRAAGDVAISEKASVVTSDHVIKAKEFSKPVEQQIADRSLEIKRLYKTFHNKGAEVGTVNGLAVMGANSGMAEYTGVVMPIVAEITPSQTKGHGSVFATGKLGDIAKEAVQNVSAVFKKISGKDLSDLDIHIQFIGTYEGVEGDSASVSIATAVISAIEEIPIKQNLAMTGSLSVRGNVLPVGGVTAKVEAAIDAGLDEVIVPASNFGDIILDQKYTDKIKIIPVSTIEEVLDEALEKSDEKKLLFERIAELLKPPSTISPSKKGRTGTSAA
- a CDS encoding aldose 1-epimerase — encoded protein: MKITLNNESIRADIDSNGCYIEGVEFRENEIIKRTQDGHKTHGGCAPLFPYANRIKGGKYEWLGKSYEFKKYLDGNSIHGFAKDRQWDIIDQSENSVQMKMNLEDESYPFDVDVTVVIEISNDGFRENARFFNNHNTTVPLSPGFHPYFVTGSNWEILLKSRPLKSLKIDQYFPSGNYSEFYRHFYKKESHVYDDCFRYSGDIQLRGDYFVYDVKRTNSEFFMVYDGKFSDSISVAIEPMASEVNSFQTGNMLKILKPGEEWEFGYSVSISSL
- a CDS encoding gamma carbonic anhydrase family protein, whose amino-acid sequence is MTVYTFEGRIPNISPESYISPNATVIGDVTIKGEVWVGPGAVIRGDYGKIIIGNGTAVEDNVVIHARPGEVTTIGEHVTLGHSCVIHTATIEDYAVIGMHSTVTDFAKVGKWAVIAEHALVKTRQTIEPEKIAGGVPAKVIKDVSEDYKALWADYKYNYTSFCKRYKDGLKEKL
- a CDS encoding NfeD family protein, with translation MLLAAIGFFFLGAWFYQIVSWFPRGGKSVTGTKSLIGQIGQIVRDNGTNMIVRVDGQNWNAKYQSVDRPPVGAKVKIISVKGLSLVIEPQNKLRKN